AATATGAAAATCTTAGCCCGCCATTTGACCGCGGATTTATTTAATTGCCAGAACCACCAGTTAGACGATAACGAACTCATTTTAGATATGCTCAAAAAAATTCTGCAGGATTTGGAATTGCAGCTGATGAGCTTCTCCGCTGAAGCATTGGACAACGGCCACAATGCTTTGATGCTGACTCTCGCTGACGGTCACATCACCCTGCACGTTTATCCCGAAATGAAATATGTCGCTTTGGATGTC
The Selenomonas ruminantium AC2024 DNA segment above includes these coding regions:
- the speD gene encoding adenosylmethionine decarboxylase; translation: MKILARHLTADLFNCQNHQLDDNELILDMLKKILQDLELQLMSFSAEALDNGHNALMLTLADGHITLHVYPEMKYVALDVFLCQENAEPDKLGQAIRAFFKPDKTKTTVLKRGDFGAPKEIKPKVKTKVAPLRKIHNTGAKVIRILARRNNNQQ